In Primulina eburnea isolate SZY01 chromosome 3, ASM2296580v1, whole genome shotgun sequence, one DNA window encodes the following:
- the LOC140825415 gene encoding uncharacterized protein, with product MKRKFNYCGGFLYLSSLLLFLPLLSLSSSETGHVHAHALHSSVPISRNGPLTDSEALYIKRRQLLYYIDEFGDRGEHVKVDPSLVFDNPRLRNAYIALQAWKLAIFSDPYNLTGNWVGSNVCRYEGVFCAPALDNHSILTVAGIDLNHGDIAGYLPEELGLLTDLGLFHINSNRFCGTVPKKFKNLKVLFELDLSNNRFAGKFPYVVLSLPKLIYLDIRFNEFEGTVPPDLFDKPLDAIFINHNRFAFELPDNFGNSPVSVIVLANNRFHGCLPASLGNMSNLNEIIFKDNKLRSCFPSEIGLLKNLTVLDVSNNGLLGNLPESIGGLVSLEQLNVAHNMFSGEIPASICELPSLENFTYAYNFFTGEPPVCLALPEFDDRQNCLPNRPAQRSAGQCKLFLSKKIHCGVFKCHPFIPSLPPPPPPSPPVVVVPSPPPPVYSPPPPSSPPQIFPPPPPVYSPPPPPVYSPPPPVYSPPPPPSPPPPSPPPPSPPPVYSPPPPPPSPPPPSPPPPSPPPPVYSPPPPSPPPPSPPPPSPPPSPPPPPSPPPPVYSPPPPPSSPPPPIYSPPPPSPPPPVYSPPPSPFPPPPIIYPPCQRSPPPPPNSPPPPPPPVIYLYNSPPPPPSHSPPPPPVYVYPSPPPPLYSPPPPPVYVYPSPPPPVHHAPPPTPPIEPPSPCIEPPPPPPPPCEEYPPPPPYVYKPPPSPSPPPLYHYNSPPPPPPPPPYHYNSPPPPSPSPPPPTPVYEGPLPPVVGISYASPPPPPFY from the coding sequence ATGAAGCGAAAGTTCAATTATTGTGGTGGGTTTTTGTATTTGAGCAGTCTTTTGCTCTTTCTTCCTTTGCTGTCGCTTTCTTCTTCGGAGACAGGCCATGTTCATGCTCATGCATTGCATTCCAGTGTCCCTATCAGCAGAAATGGACCGCTTACAGATTCGGAAGCTCTTTACATCAAGAGACGGCAGCTTCTTTACTACATAGATGAATTCGGTGATAGAGGAGAACATGTGAAGGTTGACCCTTCGCTGGTGTTCGATAATCCGAGGCTACGAAATGCGTACATTGCTTTACAAGCCTGGAAGCTCGCCATTTTCTCAGATCCCTACAATTTGACCGGAAATTGGGTTGGATCTAACGTGTGCAGGTATGAAGGGGTGTTTTGTGCTCCTGCACTAGATAACCATTCAATACTTACGGTTGCTGGTATTGATCTTAACCACGGCGACATTGCGGGGTATCTTCCTGAAGAGCTGGGTCTTCTCACAGATCTGGGTCTTTTTCACATCAACTCCAACAGATTCTGCGGGACCGTGCCCAAGAAGTTCAAGAACTTAAAGGTACTGTTCGAGCTTGATTTGAGCAACAACAGGTTCGCTGGGAAATTCCCCTACGTTGTTTTAAGCTTGCCTAAGTTGATTTATTTGGATATTCGGTTCAATGAGTTTGAAGGTACCGTTCCGCCTGACCTTTTTGATAAGCCTTTAGATGCTATATTTATCAACCACAACAGATTTGCTTTTGAATTGCCGGATAATTTCGGAAACTCCCCTGTTTCTGTTATCGTTTTGGCTAACAACAGGTTCCATGGTTGCCTGCCGGCAAGTCTTGGAAATATGAGTAATCTTAATGAGATTATATTTAAGGACAATAAGTTGAGGTCTTGTTTTCCGAGTGAGATTGGATTGTTGAAGAATTTGACTGTTTTGGATGTGAGCAACAATGGCTTGTTGGGGAATTTGCCGGAGAGTATTGGAGGACTGGTGAGTTTGGAGCAGTTGAATGTGGCACATAATATGTTTTCGGGTGAGATTCCGGCGAGCATTTGTGAGCTGCCGAGCTTGGAGAATTTCACCTATGCTTATAATTTCTTCACGGGCGAGCCGCCAGTGTGTTTGGCTTTGCCGGAGTTTGATGATCGCCAGAATTGTTTGCCAAATAGGCCCGCACAGAGGTCTGCAGGACAGTGTAAATTGTTCTTGTCTAAGAAAATTCATTGTGGGGTTTTCAAGTGCCACCCGTTTATTCCTTCTCTTCCACCGCCGCCGCCTCCGTCACCACCCGTTGTAGTGGTGCCGTCACCTCCTCCGCCAGTTTATTCACCACCTCCACCTTCATCTCCTCCCCAGATTTTTCCGCCTCCGCCTCCTGTTTACTCTCCTCCGCCTCCACCAGTCTACTCCCCTCCTCCCCCTGTCTattctcctcctcctccaccatcTCCACCACCACCATCACCACCTCCTCCCTCTCCTCCACCTGTTTACTCCCCACCTCCCCCTCCACCATCTCCACCGCCACCATCACCACCTCCTCCCTCTCCTCCTCCACCTGTTTACTCACCACCTCCCCCATCTCCACCGCCACCATCACCACCTCCCCCATCTCCTCCGCCATCACCACCACCTCCTCCCTCTCCTCCTCCCCCTGTTTACTCTCCTCCTCCCCCACCATCTTCACCTCCTCCACCTATTTACTCACCACCACCACCATCCCCTCCACCGCCAGTTTACTCACCACCACCTTCTCCGTTTCCACCGCCTCCAATTATTTATCCGCCTTGTCAAAGGTCACCCCCACCTCCTCCGAATAGCCCACCACCTCCTCCGCCACCAGTTATTTATTTGTATAACTCACCTCCACCCCCACCATCACACTCGCCACCTCCACCTCCCGTATATGTGTATCCATCCCCACCCCCACCATTATATTCGCCGCCTCCACCTCCCGTGTATGTGTATCCATCCCCACCCCCTCCAGTGCACCATGCACCGCCACCAACCCCGCCAATCGAACCTCCATCACCTTGTATAGAACCACcccctccaccaccaccaccatgtGAAGAATACCCGCCTCCCCCGCCATATGTTTACAAGCCTCCACCATCACCTTCACCTCCTCCTCTTTATCACtacaattctccacccccaccCCCACCCCCTCCACCATATCACTATAATTCTCCTCCGCCACCATCACCCTCACCCCCTCCACCAACTCCAGTATATGAAGGGCCACTGCCGCCTGTTGTTGGCATTTCGTACGCATCCCCACCGCCACCACCCTTCTATTGA
- the LOC140828021 gene encoding uncharacterized protein isoform X2 yields MSREGDWMCGACHHLNFKKRESCQRCTCPKYATESDVSSYADELQKTEILAGDWYCGALNCGVHNYASRTSCFKCGALKDYYGYGAAVVASAGYGYDSIPGWKNGDWICSTMGCGMHNYASRTECYKCRTPRDYGGAM; encoded by the exons ATGAGCAGGGAAGGAGATTGGATGTGCGGTGCATGCCATCACCTCAACTTCAAGAAACGTGAGTCGTGCCAACGTTGTACTTGTCCCAAGTATGCTACAGAATCTGATGTCTCCTCGTACGCCGACGAATTGCAGAAGACAGAAATTTTAGCCGGAGACTGGTACTGTGGCGCCTTGAACTGTGGCGTGCACAACTACGCGAGCCGAACGAGCTGCTTTAAATGCGGAGCATTGAAGGACTATTATGGATACGGTGCAGCAGTTGTTGCATCCGCTGGCTATGGATACGACTCCATTCCTGGTTGGAAAAATGGCGACTGGATTTGCTCAAC AATGGGATGCGGCATGCACAATTATGCTAGCAGGACAGAGTGTTACAAATGCAGGACCCCGAGAGATTATG GGGGAGCAATGTGA
- the LOC140828021 gene encoding uncharacterized protein isoform X1 has product MSREGDWMCGACHHLNFKKRESCQRCTCPKYATESDVSSYADELQKTEILAGDWYCGALNCGVHNYASRTSCFKCGALKDYYGYGAAVVASAGYGYDSIPGWKNGDWICSTRMGCGMHNYASRTECYKCRTPRDYGGAM; this is encoded by the exons ATGAGCAGGGAAGGAGATTGGATGTGCGGTGCATGCCATCACCTCAACTTCAAGAAACGTGAGTCGTGCCAACGTTGTACTTGTCCCAAGTATGCTACAGAATCTGATGTCTCCTCGTACGCCGACGAATTGCAGAAGACAGAAATTTTAGCCGGAGACTGGTACTGTGGCGCCTTGAACTGTGGCGTGCACAACTACGCGAGCCGAACGAGCTGCTTTAAATGCGGAGCATTGAAGGACTATTATGGATACGGTGCAGCAGTTGTTGCATCCGCTGGCTATGGATACGACTCCATTCCTGGTTGGAAAAATGGCGACTGGATTTGCTCAAC CAGAATGGGATGCGGCATGCACAATTATGCTAGCAGGACAGAGTGTTACAAATGCAGGACCCCGAGAGATTATG GGGGAGCAATGTGA
- the LOC140825416 gene encoding uncharacterized protein isoform X1 yields MANRLKEDEKNERIIRNLLKLPENRRCINCNSLGPQYVCTNFSTFICTTCSGIHREFTHRVKSVSMAKFTPQEVSSLQGGGNASAREIYLKEWDSQRNSLPDASNIERLRDFIKHIYVDRRYTGERNSEKPLRARMGETEDFSGNRRVDNNQGGSRSPTYEETFERRQDRASVGGRSPGYDQDNKQTGDYRRSPLRAEVVNDWKREDRFGNGRRSDDGNSDGSSKFGGRSPDNQRDSDMSSPPVVRPVRDILGENVTPLRVIEPPPKVSGGKSTDGSAHTQRTASSSSLASSEGNPSVIKVEASFIDFDSVPEPVVAATIPQTHHSATNAAPVQQIASSDNNWANFDSFPEVKFPTPVSNSVESLLSELSIEVSTSSPPAPASKLSPFLSSGSEGSALGSTHGSLAPQLLFSSDGMSSFANTPTGGGQWPILNSHQDSMFPGASGLSVPQPVANISATSSDKQLNPLVGPISHGHPGAVISQSGQAISNPSMGSAFGFSSESALGEKFGGRRELPADLFTMTNSYFLPPVSGWYSGSPYVARGPMHYNMPTAVPNFQQVPRSTNPFDSTNERPPVPAATFPSGAFLHGSVAKSAPASGLLRASSLGTPLSFPSSMHTQLPPFAQSIPPTPFFEQELSGSTAHRPFRPNQQFGGLHSAHSAPGNFTSTDGNPFG; encoded by the exons ATGGCGAATAGGCTAAAGGAGGATGAGAAGAATGAGAGGATAATAAGGAATCTTCTCAAGCTTCCTGAGAATCGCAGGTGTATTAACTGCAATAGCCTG GGGCCTCAATATGTGTGCACTaatttttcaacatttatttgcACAACCTGCAGTGGAATACA CCGAGAGTTCACACACAGAGTGAAGTCCGTATCTATGGCTAAATTTACCCCACAAGAAGTTAGTTCACTTCAAGGAGGGGGTAACGCG AGTGCTAGAGAAATTTATCTAAAGGAATGGGACTCCCAGCGTAATTCTCTACCTGATGCCAG TAACATAGAGAGGTTGCGTGATTTTATCAAGCATATTTATGTGGATAGAAGATATACCGGTGAGAGGAACTCGGAAAAGCCTCTGAGAGCAAGGATG GGAGAAACTGAGGATTTCAGTGGGAATAGGAGGGTAGACAATAATCAGGGCGGTTCTCGAAGTCCAACTTATGAGGAAACTTTCGAGCGTCGTCAAGATAGGGCTAGTGTTGGTGGAAGAAGTCCAGGATATGATCAAGACAATAAGCAAACTGGTGATTACAGACGAAGTCCTCTTCGTGCTGAGGTGGTCAACGACTGGAAACGCGAGGATAGATTTGGTAATGGAAGGAGGTCCGACGATGGAAATTCTGATGGAAGTTCTAAGTTTGGAGGTAGATCACCGGATAATCAAAGAGACTCAGACATGTCCAGCCCGCCTGTGGTCCGTCCTGTTAGAGATATTTTAGGAGAAAATGTGACTCCTCTTCGAGTTATCGAACCTCCCCCAAAAGTCTCTGGTGGCAAGTCAACAGATGGTTCAGCACATACTCAG AGAACCGCATCTTCGAGTAGCTTGGCATCCTCGGAGGGGAATCCATCTGTGATCAAAGTGGAGGCTTCATTCATTGATTTTGATTCTGTTCCTGAACCTGTAGTAGCAGCAACCATCCCTCAAACACATCATTCAGCTACAAATGCAGCTCCTGTGCAGCAGATAGCATCTAGTGATAACAATTGGGCTAATTTTGATTCATTTCCTGAGGTGAAATTTCCTACCCCGGTTTCAAACTCTGTGGAATCTCTACTTTCAGAGTTGTCAATTGAAGTATCTACATCTAGTCCCCCTGCGCCTGCAAGCAAGTTATCACCTTTCCTTTCTAGCGGCTCAGAGGGCTCAGCTCTTGGGTCAACCCATGGAAGTCTCGCTCCTCAATTGTTGTTTTCCTCAGATGGTATGAGCTCGTTTGCTAATACTCCCACTGGAGGAGGGCAATGGCCTATCTTGAATTCTCATCAGGATTCTATGTTTCCTGGAGCTAGTGGCCTGTCTGTTCCTCAACCAGTGGCTAATATCAGTGCAACTTCAAGTGACAAG CAGTTGAATCCACTTGTTGGACCAATTTCCCATGGCCACCCTGGTGCAGTAATTTCTCAATCGGGACAGGCCATATCTAATCCTTCAATGGGTTCTGCTTTTGGATTTTCTTCAGAATCTGCATTGGGGGAAAAATTTGGTGGAAGGAGAGAACTGCCTGCTGATTTATTTACAATGACCAATTCTTATTTTCTACCTCCAGTTTCTGGCTGGTACTCAGGTTCCCCGTATGTTGCTAGGGGCCCTATGCACTATAACATGCCAACG GCGGTACCTAATTTCCAGCAAGTGCCAAGATCTACAAATCCTTTTGATTCTACCAATGAACGTCCTCCTGTTCCAGCAGCAACA TTTCCTTCAGGGGCATTCTTACATGGTTCAGTAGCCAAAAGTGCACCTGCATCAGGCTTACTCCGCGCTTCGAGTCTTGGTACTCCTTTGTCTTTTCCATCATCGATGCACACTCAGCTGCCACCATTTGCACAATCGATTCCTCCAA CTCCATTCTTTGAACAAGAACTAAGTGGCAGTACAGCTCACAG ACCATTTAGACCAAACCAACAATTTGGTGGACTGCATTCGGCTCATTCTGCTCCGGGTAACTTCACCTCCACTGATGGAAACCCGTTCGGCTAA
- the LOC140825416 gene encoding uncharacterized protein isoform X2 — protein MANRLKEDEKNERIIRNLLKLPENRRCINCNSLGPQYVCTNFSTFICTTCSGIHREFTHRVKSVSMAKFTPQEVSSLQGGGNASAREIYLKEWDSQRNSLPDASNIERLRDFIKHIYVDRRYTGERNSEKPLRARMGETEDFSGNRRVDNNQGGSRSPTYEETFERRQDRASVGGRSPGYDQDNKQTGDYRRSPLRAEVVNDWKREDRFGNGRRSDDGNSDGSSKFGGRSPDNQRDSDMSSPPVVRPVRDILGENVTPLRVIEPPPKVSGGKSTDGSAHTQRTASSSSLASSEGNPSVIKVEASFIDFDSVPEPVVAATIPQTHHSATNAAPVQQIASSDNNWANFDSFPEVKFPTPVSNSVESLLSELSIEVSTSSPPAPASKLSPFLSSGSEGSALGSTHGSLAPQLLFSSDGMSSFANTPTGGGQWPILNSHQDSMFPGASGLSVPQPVANISATSSDKLNPLVGPISHGHPGAVISQSGQAISNPSMGSAFGFSSESALGEKFGGRRELPADLFTMTNSYFLPPVSGWYSGSPYVARGPMHYNMPTAVPNFQQVPRSTNPFDSTNERPPVPAATFPSGAFLHGSVAKSAPASGLLRASSLGTPLSFPSSMHTQLPPFAQSIPPTPFFEQELSGSTAHRPFRPNQQFGGLHSAHSAPGNFTSTDGNPFG, from the exons ATGGCGAATAGGCTAAAGGAGGATGAGAAGAATGAGAGGATAATAAGGAATCTTCTCAAGCTTCCTGAGAATCGCAGGTGTATTAACTGCAATAGCCTG GGGCCTCAATATGTGTGCACTaatttttcaacatttatttgcACAACCTGCAGTGGAATACA CCGAGAGTTCACACACAGAGTGAAGTCCGTATCTATGGCTAAATTTACCCCACAAGAAGTTAGTTCACTTCAAGGAGGGGGTAACGCG AGTGCTAGAGAAATTTATCTAAAGGAATGGGACTCCCAGCGTAATTCTCTACCTGATGCCAG TAACATAGAGAGGTTGCGTGATTTTATCAAGCATATTTATGTGGATAGAAGATATACCGGTGAGAGGAACTCGGAAAAGCCTCTGAGAGCAAGGATG GGAGAAACTGAGGATTTCAGTGGGAATAGGAGGGTAGACAATAATCAGGGCGGTTCTCGAAGTCCAACTTATGAGGAAACTTTCGAGCGTCGTCAAGATAGGGCTAGTGTTGGTGGAAGAAGTCCAGGATATGATCAAGACAATAAGCAAACTGGTGATTACAGACGAAGTCCTCTTCGTGCTGAGGTGGTCAACGACTGGAAACGCGAGGATAGATTTGGTAATGGAAGGAGGTCCGACGATGGAAATTCTGATGGAAGTTCTAAGTTTGGAGGTAGATCACCGGATAATCAAAGAGACTCAGACATGTCCAGCCCGCCTGTGGTCCGTCCTGTTAGAGATATTTTAGGAGAAAATGTGACTCCTCTTCGAGTTATCGAACCTCCCCCAAAAGTCTCTGGTGGCAAGTCAACAGATGGTTCAGCACATACTCAG AGAACCGCATCTTCGAGTAGCTTGGCATCCTCGGAGGGGAATCCATCTGTGATCAAAGTGGAGGCTTCATTCATTGATTTTGATTCTGTTCCTGAACCTGTAGTAGCAGCAACCATCCCTCAAACACATCATTCAGCTACAAATGCAGCTCCTGTGCAGCAGATAGCATCTAGTGATAACAATTGGGCTAATTTTGATTCATTTCCTGAGGTGAAATTTCCTACCCCGGTTTCAAACTCTGTGGAATCTCTACTTTCAGAGTTGTCAATTGAAGTATCTACATCTAGTCCCCCTGCGCCTGCAAGCAAGTTATCACCTTTCCTTTCTAGCGGCTCAGAGGGCTCAGCTCTTGGGTCAACCCATGGAAGTCTCGCTCCTCAATTGTTGTTTTCCTCAGATGGTATGAGCTCGTTTGCTAATACTCCCACTGGAGGAGGGCAATGGCCTATCTTGAATTCTCATCAGGATTCTATGTTTCCTGGAGCTAGTGGCCTGTCTGTTCCTCAACCAGTGGCTAATATCAGTGCAACTTCAAGTGACAAG TTGAATCCACTTGTTGGACCAATTTCCCATGGCCACCCTGGTGCAGTAATTTCTCAATCGGGACAGGCCATATCTAATCCTTCAATGGGTTCTGCTTTTGGATTTTCTTCAGAATCTGCATTGGGGGAAAAATTTGGTGGAAGGAGAGAACTGCCTGCTGATTTATTTACAATGACCAATTCTTATTTTCTACCTCCAGTTTCTGGCTGGTACTCAGGTTCCCCGTATGTTGCTAGGGGCCCTATGCACTATAACATGCCAACG GCGGTACCTAATTTCCAGCAAGTGCCAAGATCTACAAATCCTTTTGATTCTACCAATGAACGTCCTCCTGTTCCAGCAGCAACA TTTCCTTCAGGGGCATTCTTACATGGTTCAGTAGCCAAAAGTGCACCTGCATCAGGCTTACTCCGCGCTTCGAGTCTTGGTACTCCTTTGTCTTTTCCATCATCGATGCACACTCAGCTGCCACCATTTGCACAATCGATTCCTCCAA CTCCATTCTTTGAACAAGAACTAAGTGGCAGTACAGCTCACAG ACCATTTAGACCAAACCAACAATTTGGTGGACTGCATTCGGCTCATTCTGCTCCGGGTAACTTCACCTCCACTGATGGAAACCCGTTCGGCTAA